A region of Elusimicrobiota bacterium DNA encodes the following proteins:
- a CDS encoding diguanylate cyclase, which translates to MSLTEPQPLLLFSTGARSRGTQLAALLIGPAGLPLFTALILWGMVRAPLPATHLFPLFVSLELFLYLGAGLSWVFATAILASAVALGGFFFSMAPWARTLYAIHGILVWVVFWVLSLFDRRRNATWNHFHEEWDGLELDLSRLQADVETARTVIEDNQARIGAFDRLQLFTDDLIGPYHRDELLQRAQAGLRTMFPKARVTLHLFPKPDAPDPGDEWGMKVLQWGQPRLLTSRASTTPTWEPGLFICLPVKGRETYLGWIALEAKSADQPFHIHDLRLASIGSDLISLALGNTERFSQTEALAISDELTGVYTRGYFNERLLEEFGKARHNSRPFSLVLLDIDHFKKVNDAHGHHMGDEVLRWLARLVTAQARETDFVARYGGEEFVVIMPSTRGADAFRFTQRLVKIIAATPFRWGQKNIKVTVSAGVATLTDDVANEEEMIRRSDEALYAAKNGGRNRVRAHAD; encoded by the coding sequence GTGTCGTTAACGGAACCTCAACCGCTCCTGTTGTTCTCGACGGGCGCCCGTTCGCGGGGCACCCAGTTGGCTGCGCTGTTGATCGGCCCCGCGGGGCTTCCCCTTTTTACCGCCTTGATCCTTTGGGGAATGGTCCGCGCTCCCCTTCCCGCCACCCACCTTTTCCCCCTCTTCGTTTCCCTGGAGTTGTTTCTCTACCTTGGGGCGGGACTGAGCTGGGTGTTTGCCACGGCGATTTTGGCTTCGGCGGTCGCTTTGGGCGGATTCTTTTTTTCCATGGCGCCCTGGGCCCGGACTCTTTACGCCATCCACGGGATTTTGGTGTGGGTGGTGTTTTGGGTCCTCAGTTTGTTCGACCGCCGTCGGAACGCCACCTGGAACCATTTTCACGAGGAATGGGATGGTCTCGAGCTGGATCTCTCCCGCCTTCAGGCCGATGTCGAAACGGCCCGAACGGTGATCGAAGACAACCAAGCCCGCATCGGCGCCTTCGATCGCCTCCAACTGTTCACCGATGACCTCATTGGTCCCTACCACCGGGACGAACTGCTCCAGCGCGCTCAAGCGGGTTTGCGAACCATGTTTCCCAAAGCCCGGGTGACGCTTCACCTCTTTCCCAAACCCGACGCCCCGGACCCCGGCGACGAGTGGGGCATGAAGGTGTTGCAATGGGGCCAACCGAGGCTCCTGACGTCGCGGGCCTCCACGACCCCCACCTGGGAGCCCGGCCTTTTCATCTGCCTTCCGGTCAAGGGGCGGGAAACCTACCTAGGGTGGATCGCCCTGGAGGCTAAAAGCGCAGACCAGCCCTTCCACATCCACGACCTCCGCCTGGCTTCCATCGGCTCGGACCTGATTTCCCTGGCGCTCGGCAACACGGAACGTTTCAGCCAGACCGAGGCTTTGGCCATTTCAGACGAGCTGACGGGGGTTTACACCCGAGGCTACTTCAACGAGCGTCTTTTGGAGGAGTTTGGGAAGGCGCGCCACAACTCCCGCCCCTTCTCTTTGGTCCTTCTGGACATCGACCACTTTAAAAAGGTCAACGACGCCCACGGGCACCACATGGGCGACGAAGTTCTTCGCTGGCTGGCTCGCCTTGTCACGGCCCAGGCCCGGGAGACCGATTTCGTCGCCCGCTACGGCGGCGAAGAATTTGTGGTCATCATGCCCTCGACCCGCGGCGCCGACGCCTTCCGGTTCACCCAACGCCTCGTTAAAATCATCGCCGCCACGCCTTTCCGGTGGGGGCAAAAAAATATCAAGGTCACCGTATCCGCCGGGGTCGCCACCTTGACGGACGACGTGGCGAACGAGGAAGAAATGATCCGTCGTTCGGACGAGGCTCTTTACGCCGCCAAGAACGGCGGCCGCAATCGGGTGCGCGCCCATGCGGATTGA
- a CDS encoding GGDEF domain-containing protein, whose translation MRIDFDLAHALLFWGTVPVLWGCILFSDARCFFFGGIFGVLAVLHSATGLGGAVDLALHLGTYGLAVMVPLYFRRSQSALERDFTRRRSALQEQKTKVLHKHESVLREKADRQENLEALQNRFALVQVMATKLEAGEILQTLGHMWKKRAGVKGALILRRQLNGNWGTAFTDGHFNAQDWVRVLASHPSLGRSRNIRRYAASGKQLTLPGQPFGSTCLLVPFTWDKDILAMGILEVDPNGLEESSEGFNIERKLVSIGLRRADLYDLMTERSRFDALTGAFLRRSMTERLEDGLRKSHRYTTPLFFALMDIDSFKTLNDRWGHLVGDKVLIHLAQAVRRLAHPGITLGRFGGDEFALILEMETVTEVFAWFERLRQGVAETPLRDREAIIRYTVSAGISAYLPERPPLSELMAQADHALYQAKRAGRDRVMLWRAPGTTAPASRK comes from the coding sequence ATGCGGATTGATTTCGATCTCGCCCACGCCCTTTTGTTCTGGGGGACCGTGCCGGTCCTCTGGGGGTGCATCCTTTTCAGCGACGCCCGCTGTTTTTTCTTTGGCGGCATCTTCGGCGTCCTCGCGGTCCTTCATTCAGCCACGGGCCTGGGGGGCGCCGTGGACCTGGCGCTCCACTTGGGGACCTATGGTTTGGCGGTCATGGTTCCGCTCTATTTCCGTCGGTCGCAGAGCGCCCTCGAGCGGGATTTTACCCGGCGGCGTTCCGCCCTCCAGGAACAAAAAACCAAGGTCCTCCATAAACACGAATCGGTTCTGCGGGAAAAGGCCGACCGACAGGAAAACCTCGAAGCGCTTCAAAACCGCTTCGCCCTGGTGCAGGTCATGGCCACGAAACTTGAGGCCGGCGAGATTTTGCAAACCCTGGGCCACATGTGGAAGAAGCGCGCGGGGGTGAAAGGGGCCTTGATCCTTCGACGGCAATTGAACGGAAATTGGGGCACCGCTTTTACCGACGGACACTTCAACGCCCAAGACTGGGTGCGGGTTCTGGCCTCGCACCCTTCCCTCGGCCGGTCCCGGAACATCCGGCGCTATGCCGCCTCCGGCAAACAACTGACGCTTCCAGGCCAGCCTTTCGGTTCCACCTGTCTCCTCGTTCCCTTTACCTGGGACAAAGACATTTTGGCCATGGGCATTCTGGAGGTGGATCCCAACGGCCTGGAGGAAAGTAGCGAGGGGTTCAATATCGAGCGGAAACTTGTTTCCATCGGCCTGCGCCGCGCGGACCTCTACGATTTAATGACCGAGCGCAGCCGTTTCGACGCCCTGACCGGGGCCTTTCTTCGTCGGAGCATGACGGAACGGCTCGAGGACGGGCTGAGGAAATCGCACCGTTACACGACCCCCCTCTTTTTCGCCCTCATGGACATTGACAGTTTCAAGACGCTGAACGATCGCTGGGGCCATCTGGTGGGGGACAAAGTCCTCATCCATCTCGCCCAGGCGGTTCGCCGCCTGGCTCATCCGGGCATCACCTTGGGTCGTTTTGGGGGAGACGAGTTTGCTTTAATCTTGGAGATGGAAACCGTGACCGAAGTGTTCGCCTGGTTCGAGCGTCTCCGGCAGGGCGTGGCGGAAACGCCCCTCCGGGACCGTGAAGCCATTATCCGTTACACGGTCAGCGCCGGGATCAGCGCTTATCTGCCGGAACGGCCGCCGCTGTCCGAGCTGATGGCCCAGGCGGACCATGCCCTCTATCAGGCCAAACGCGCAGGGCGGGACCGGGTGATGCTGTGGCGCGCGCCGGGCACCACGGCGCCTGCGTCCAGGAAATAG
- the ugpC gene encoding sn-glycerol-3-phosphate ABC transporter ATP-binding protein UgpC, whose protein sequence is MARLSLQNVSKWYGLVPGVQNISFDVEDRELFVMVGPSGCGKTTLLRLIAGLDDVTEGKIFIDKRVVNHDPPKARNVSMVFQNYALYPHMTVMDNMSFGLRMRGYSDEEIQARVRQAAEMLDLVALLNRKPSEISGGQRQRVAVGRAIVRKPKVFLFDEPFSNLDAKLRGETRGELIRLHQRLQTTMIYVTHDQVEAMTLGDRIAVLKDGAGQQIGKPIDLYRRPKNRFVAEFIGSPPMNFFNVTVLDRGDSVWLDQGHFQLKLPPRYRRTGFLKDGLEILLGVRPEDIHDRLFQTGAVTEGNTVIAMVQLVEPVGAETHVHLDAGGTRFIARVHPDNPLEMNQPMELVFDLDKIHLFSRNGKERFSLEA, encoded by the coding sequence ATGGCCCGACTCTCCCTGCAAAATGTTTCCAAGTGGTACGGCCTGGTGCCCGGGGTCCAGAACATTTCCTTCGATGTGGAAGACCGGGAGCTTTTCGTCATGGTAGGGCCCTCCGGGTGTGGAAAAACGACACTGCTTCGGCTGATCGCAGGGTTGGATGACGTCACCGAAGGTAAGATTTTTATCGACAAACGGGTCGTCAACCATGACCCGCCCAAGGCGCGGAACGTCTCCATGGTGTTCCAAAACTATGCCCTCTACCCCCACATGACGGTGATGGACAACATGTCCTTCGGTTTGAGGATGCGCGGCTATTCTGACGAGGAAATTCAGGCGCGGGTGCGCCAGGCGGCCGAGATGTTGGATTTGGTGGCTCTTTTGAACCGCAAACCGAGCGAGATTTCGGGCGGTCAACGCCAGCGGGTGGCGGTGGGGCGCGCCATCGTCCGGAAGCCGAAAGTGTTTTTGTTCGACGAGCCGTTTTCGAACCTCGACGCGAAGCTCCGGGGAGAAACGCGGGGGGAACTCATCCGGCTTCATCAGCGCCTGCAGACCACCATGATTTACGTGACCCACGACCAGGTGGAGGCCATGACGCTCGGGGATCGCATCGCCGTTTTAAAAGACGGCGCGGGCCAGCAGATTGGAAAACCCATCGATCTATACCGCCGCCCCAAAAACCGGTTTGTGGCCGAGTTCATCGGAAGCCCTCCCATGAACTTCTTTAACGTGACTGTTCTGGACCGCGGCGACAGCGTCTGGCTGGATCAAGGCCACTTCCAATTGAAACTGCCGCCTCGGTATCGGCGAACCGGTTTTTTAAAAGACGGCCTGGAAATCCTTTTGGGCGTTCGCCCCGAGGATATTCATGACCGGCTTTTTCAAACCGGCGCTGTAACCGAGGGGAACACGGTGATCGCCATGGTCCAATTGGTGGAACCCGTGGGCGCCGAAACCCACGTTCACCTGGACGCGGGGGGAACGCGTTTCATCGCCCGGGTTCATCCCGACAATCCTCTGGAGATGAACCAGCCCATGGAACTGGTCTTCGACTTGGACAAAATCCACTTGTTCTCCCGCAACGGAAAAGAACGTTTTTCCCTGGAAGCCTAA
- the radC gene encoding DNA repair protein RadC translates to MDDTPDYAEHRKRLRHRWDTAGGKGFADYDLLELLLTYAIPRRDTKPLAKRFMEKFGSFKAVLDASPEQLSAVEGAGAATGSFVGLLRGAMERYFETQARQSDLLNSPEAVLAYCRASLEGLRNEVFDVVYLSTKNRVIGKDRLTEGTIDQAAVYPRRVVAGALAANAAGLIFVHNHPSGDPTPSPEDKRLTTLLSQAAQTVGIPVLDHIIVGNGRHYSFRDRGLL, encoded by the coding sequence GTGGACGACACTCCCGACTATGCCGAACATCGGAAACGCCTTCGCCACCGGTGGGACACCGCGGGGGGGAAGGGGTTCGCGGATTACGACCTCTTGGAACTCTTGTTGACCTACGCCATCCCCCGCCGGGACACCAAGCCCCTGGCCAAACGGTTCATGGAAAAGTTCGGGTCCTTTAAAGCGGTGCTGGACGCGTCGCCGGAACAGTTGTCGGCGGTGGAAGGCGCGGGGGCGGCGACGGGTTCCTTTGTCGGGCTCCTGCGGGGGGCCATGGAACGCTATTTTGAGACGCAAGCCCGGCAATCGGACCTGCTTAATTCCCCGGAGGCGGTGCTGGCCTATTGCCGTGCGTCCTTGGAGGGGCTCCGGAACGAGGTTTTTGACGTGGTTTATCTCTCGACAAAAAACCGCGTGATCGGCAAAGATCGTTTGACGGAAGGGACCATCGACCAGGCGGCGGTTTATCCACGCCGGGTGGTGGCGGGAGCCCTGGCGGCCAACGCGGCGGGTTTGATTTTTGTTCACAACCATCCCTCGGGCGATCCGACCCCTTCCCCGGAGGACAAGCGGTTGACGACGCTCCTTTCCCAGGCGGCCCAAACGGTGGGCATCCCCGTTCTCGATCACATCATTGTCGGCAACGGACGACATTACAGTTTTCGCGATCGAGGGCTCCTATGA
- a CDS encoding VanZ family protein, giving the protein MKIWRWASRWGPVAAWAGLIFFLSSIPDTRTGGGSELPELMFRKAAHLTEYGILAFLLARALSGRGWSPRRIFATGLLFCVLFAASDEIHQSFVPGRFGKVRDVALDSLGAALVLSLDARRKESALFRRETVV; this is encoded by the coding sequence ATGAAGATATGGCGGTGGGCCTCCCGGTGGGGCCCAGTGGCGGCGTGGGCCGGGCTCATCTTTTTCCTCTCGTCGATCCCCGATACCCGGACGGGAGGCGGATCGGAACTTCCGGAACTCATGTTTCGAAAGGCGGCCCATCTGACCGAATACGGGATTTTGGCGTTCCTTCTGGCGCGGGCCCTGTCCGGGCGCGGGTGGAGCCCCCGGAGGATTTTCGCGACGGGTCTTTTATTCTGCGTTCTTTTTGCGGCGTCTGATGAGATCCATCAATCCTTCGTGCCGGGTCGGTTCGGAAAAGTCCGGGACGTGGCGCTGGATAGCTTGGGCGCGGCCCTGGTTTTGAGTTTGGACGCCCGTCGGAAAGAATCGGCTCTTTTCCGACGGGAGACTGTGGTATAA